From Candidatus Vondammii sp. HM_W22, one genomic window encodes:
- the mutM gene encoding bifunctional DNA-formamidopyrimidine glycosylase/DNA-(apurinic or apyrimidinic site) lyase codes for MPELPEVETTRRGIAPHILGKRVEDIIIRQPKLRWPIPSNLKSQLQFKQILDVGRRGKYLLLQTDNGTLLLHLGMSGSLRILPPGTPPGAHDHFDLLFDDCCLRLRDPRRFGAMLWTREPIEEHKLICHLGPEPLSDNFDGTHLHQHAQQRRTAVKNLIMDGKVVVGVGNIYANEALFMAGIHPARPCNRISAARYIRLAERTKKILAAAIEKGGTTLRDFQRENGNPGYFAQELKLYGKDGAPCPNCGNPIKQRRIGQRSSFYCGQCQK; via the coding sequence ATGCCGGAGCTACCCGAAGTAGAGACCACACGTCGCGGCATCGCACCCCATATCCTTGGTAAGCGGGTTGAAGATATCATTATCCGGCAACCGAAACTGCGCTGGCCTATCCCGTCAAATTTAAAATCCCAGCTACAATTCAAGCAGATTCTTGATGTGGGGCGCCGGGGAAAATACCTCCTTCTCCAGACAGACAATGGCACCCTGCTGCTGCACTTGGGCATGTCGGGCAGCCTGCGCATCCTGCCACCGGGAACACCGCCCGGGGCGCACGACCATTTCGACCTACTGTTTGATGACTGCTGCCTGAGGCTACGCGACCCGAGACGCTTCGGTGCCATGCTCTGGACCAGGGAACCCATTGAAGAGCACAAACTGATTTGCCATCTCGGCCCTGAACCGCTCAGTGATAACTTTGATGGCACGCATCTCCATCAGCACGCACAGCAACGCCGCACGGCAGTAAAAAACCTCATCATGGACGGTAAGGTAGTTGTCGGGGTAGGTAATATTTATGCCAACGAGGCGCTTTTCATGGCCGGCATCCACCCGGCACGCCCCTGTAACCGGATCTCGGCGGCCCGCTACATTCGTCTGGCAGAGCGGACCAAAAAGATCCTCGCTGCAGCCATAGAAAAGGGGGGCACAACACTACGTGATTTTCAACGTGAAAATGGCAACCCCGGCTACTTTGCCCAGGAGCTCAAGCTCTACGGAAAAGATGGGGCACCCTGCCCCAACTGCGGCAACCCGATCAAACAACGCCGCATAGGGCAACGTTCCAGTTTCTACTGCGGGCAGTGCCAGAAATAG
- a CDS encoding DUF4340 domain-containing protein, which yields MRKPGIINLALLLLVVLLGIVIWLTPDEQQSEQFQTLTSLNREAITYIRISNGNGPEFILKRQVGDWLMTTPYRTEANTPRIDRLLALVSTASLEQFSLPQGDLEAFGLARPQAEIQFNDTTMNFGGTHPYNHRRYLQIGTTLHLTEDRFPHHILARAEAFVSRRLVNEKGKISVIKTSQWRLFRTDDRRWKLEPPVPGISTDQLVKKIDQWKMALASKVDKFSGENPSEQIEIFLEDNATPLILGIEKQKKGILLVRHDLELAFHVPSAAQLLQMPEAN from the coding sequence ATGAGAAAACCCGGAATAATCAATCTCGCCCTGCTGCTACTGGTGGTCCTGCTTGGCATTGTGATATGGCTTACGCCGGATGAACAGCAGAGTGAACAATTTCAAACGCTGACCAGCCTGAATCGGGAAGCCATAACCTATATCCGGATCAGTAACGGCAATGGCCCCGAATTCATTCTCAAGCGGCAGGTGGGCGATTGGCTGATGACCACCCCCTATCGGACAGAAGCAAACACGCCCAGAATCGACAGGCTGTTGGCACTGGTCTCGACGGCCAGTTTGGAACAGTTTTCACTCCCCCAGGGCGATCTTGAAGCCTTTGGCTTGGCCAGGCCTCAGGCCGAAATACAGTTCAACGACACCACTATGAATTTTGGCGGGACCCACCCGTACAACCACCGCCGCTACCTGCAAATCGGCACTACCCTGCACCTTACGGAAGACCGTTTCCCGCACCATATTCTTGCCCGGGCAGAGGCGTTCGTCAGCCGTCGGCTGGTCAACGAAAAGGGGAAAATAAGCGTAATAAAAACATCCCAGTGGCGACTCTTTCGTACTGACGATCGTCGGTGGAAACTGGAACCACCGGTCCCCGGCATCTCCACAGATCAGCTGGTAAAGAAAATAGACCAGTGGAAAATGGCGCTGGCGTCCAAAGTGGACAAATTCTCTGGAGAAAATCCATCAGAGCAGATTGAAATTTTTCTGGAAGACAATGCGACACCGCTCATCCTCGGTATCGAAAAACAAAAAAAGGGTATCCTGCTGGTGCGGCATGATCTGGAGCTTGCCTTCCATGTTCCATCAGCTGCACAGCTGTTGCAAATGCCGGAAGCCAACTAG
- a CDS encoding GldG family protein, which yields MTQRHRNRVKAKLEGITFYLLIALLIAMVGWLSQRYSVTWDWSDTGRNSLTPASQLLLTRLEAPLKITSFAPENPELRRRIREIVERYQRFQPTIQLDFINPSLRPDLTRELGIRVSGELRLEYQGRSENLRSLDEESISNAIQRLIKRGERWIVAIEGHGERQLSGRSNHDLGTFGDELRQKGYQTRMLNLTESQQLPDNTNLVVIAGPQTDYLPGELELLLTYLENGGNLLWLTDPGERNGLQGLADNLGLTLLPGTIVDANGADLGLDNPAIALVPRYPGHPATAKFQLITLYPYTAALEVTEKNSWQATPLLNTLQRSWNETGSIQGEVTRNPEQGEKAGPLTIGYAFTRPGKAREQRLLVIGDGDFLSNAYLGNAGNLNLGLNLVRWLTGDDGLLDIPAKTASDLNITLSPTIGAIIGLGFLIVLPLLFIVTGQVIGWRRRRL from the coding sequence ATGACGCAACGGCACCGAAACCGGGTTAAAGCAAAACTGGAAGGCATCACCTTCTATCTGCTGATCGCTCTGTTGATCGCCATGGTGGGCTGGCTGAGCCAGCGCTACAGTGTGACCTGGGACTGGAGCGACACCGGACGCAACAGTTTGACACCTGCCAGTCAACTGCTCCTGACGCGGCTGGAGGCACCACTCAAAATCACCTCATTCGCCCCGGAAAACCCGGAATTACGCCGTCGCATAAGAGAGATAGTGGAGCGCTACCAACGGTTCCAACCGACTATCCAGCTCGATTTCATCAACCCCTCTCTGCGACCGGATTTGACCCGCGAACTTGGCATCCGGGTTTCCGGTGAACTGCGCCTGGAGTATCAGGGACGCAGCGAAAATCTACGCTCTCTGGATGAAGAGAGCATCAGCAATGCGATCCAACGCCTGATCAAACGGGGGGAACGATGGATTGTAGCCATAGAGGGCCATGGCGAGAGACAACTCTCCGGACGGTCCAATCATGACCTGGGAACATTTGGGGATGAGCTCAGGCAAAAAGGCTATCAAACCCGGATGCTGAATCTCACCGAGAGCCAGCAGCTGCCCGACAACACAAACCTAGTGGTTATTGCCGGCCCGCAGACCGACTACCTGCCGGGAGAGTTGGAACTGTTACTCACCTATCTTGAAAACGGCGGCAACCTGCTCTGGCTGACAGACCCCGGAGAACGCAACGGGCTGCAAGGATTGGCAGACAACCTCGGTCTGACCCTGTTACCAGGCACCATAGTGGATGCCAATGGCGCAGACCTTGGATTGGACAACCCCGCCATCGCACTGGTCCCCCGTTATCCCGGCCATCCGGCCACGGCAAAATTTCAACTCATCACACTCTACCCCTACACAGCGGCATTAGAGGTAACGGAAAAAAACAGCTGGCAGGCAACACCCCTGCTAAATACCCTCCAGCGCAGCTGGAACGAAACCGGCTCGATTCAGGGAGAGGTTACACGCAACCCTGAACAGGGAGAAAAAGCCGGACCACTCACCATCGGCTACGCCTTCACCCGGCCCGGCAAAGCAAGAGAACAGCGCCTGCTGGTCATCGGCGATGGCGATTTCCTCTCCAATGCCTACCTGGGAAATGCAGGTAATCTCAATCTGGGACTCAACCTGGTACGCTGGCTGACAGGAGATGATGGCCTGCTCGACATCCCGGCAAAGACGGCATCTGACCTGAACATCACACTCTCCCCAACAATCGGCGCCATTATCGGCCTGGGCTTTCTGATTGTGTTGCCACTCCTGTTCATTGTCACCGGACAGGTGATCGGATGGCGCCGCCGCAGACTGTGA
- a CDS encoding ABC transporter permease, producing the protein MLVIAGRELRSLFLSPLAWSLIGTMLFILAWLFLIQLDQFLQLQPQLINLQTTPSVTDLVVAPTLDSAAVIMMLMTPLLSMRLLSEEYLSGTINLLFAAPISMSRIVVGKYLALLVIFGIMLLLIALMPLSLLMGGTLDMGRLAAALLGLGLLLASFAAIGLLISSLTSQPATAAIGCYGLLLFLWIINLAGTGEESRLFDWLSLNSHFRPMLNGLIHSGDIIYYLVLIITCLILATHRLESRRTRG; encoded by the coding sequence ATGCTGGTGATCGCAGGACGTGAATTGCGTAGCCTATTCCTCTCCCCGCTGGCCTGGAGCCTGATCGGGACAATGCTGTTTATATTGGCCTGGCTGTTCCTGATTCAGCTCGATCAATTCTTGCAGCTGCAACCTCAACTTATCAATCTGCAGACAACACCCAGTGTTACCGATCTGGTGGTAGCGCCGACACTCGACTCAGCAGCCGTTATTATGATGTTGATGACCCCTCTTCTGAGCATGCGTCTGCTCAGCGAAGAGTATCTCAGTGGCACCATAAACCTGCTGTTCGCCGCCCCTATATCCATGAGCCGGATTGTTGTTGGAAAATACCTGGCGCTACTGGTGATCTTTGGCATTATGCTGCTGCTGATCGCCCTGATGCCTCTGTCACTGCTGATGGGCGGCACGCTGGATATGGGCCGACTGGCCGCCGCTCTGTTAGGGCTAGGCCTGTTGCTTGCCAGTTTTGCTGCCATTGGCTTGCTGATATCTAGCCTGACCAGCCAGCCGGCTACCGCAGCCATTGGCTGCTATGGCCTGCTGCTGTTTCTCTGGATCATCAACCTGGCGGGAACCGGCGAGGAAAGCAGGCTCTTTGACTGGCTTTCACTCAACAGTCACTTTCGCCCTATGCTCAATGGCCTGATTCACAGCGGCGACATCATCTACTATCTGGTGCTGATCATCACCTGCCTGATTCTGGCCACCCATCGGTTGGAAAGCCGTCGTACCCGGGGTTGA
- a CDS encoding ATP-binding cassette domain-containing protein, producing the protein MEPLINIQNLSRFYGDFCAVGNISFQLYPGEVLGFLGPNGAGKSTTMRILSGALAPSSGQVLLNGIDLLADPLAAKVHLGYLPEHPPLYQDMTVNEYLSFCARLHNIEKTQLTQTVEEVKQQCGLTESGRRLIANLSKGYQQRVGIAQAIIHHPKVIILDEPTSGLDPNQIQEIRALIRELAERCGIILSTHILPEVQEVCDRVQILSRGKLVFSEPLQSITDKAEQLVIVLGEPPEIDELADLPGVTLAEKLDEKRFRLELATNADPAIIAERAVRNGWHLLELTPEKQNLEQIFTQLTSMETE; encoded by the coding sequence ATGGAACCGCTGATCAACATACAGAACCTATCCCGCTTTTATGGCGATTTCTGCGCCGTCGGCAACATCAGCTTCCAGCTCTACCCAGGCGAAGTACTGGGGTTTCTCGGTCCCAATGGCGCCGGAAAATCAACCACCATGCGCATCCTCAGCGGCGCTCTTGCACCCAGTAGCGGTCAAGTGCTGCTCAATGGCATCGATCTTTTGGCTGATCCCCTGGCGGCAAAAGTACATCTCGGTTATCTTCCCGAGCATCCACCGCTCTATCAGGATATGACCGTAAACGAATACCTGAGCTTCTGTGCCCGGTTACACAATATCGAAAAAACACAGCTGACACAGACTGTCGAGGAGGTAAAACAGCAGTGCGGCCTCACCGAATCCGGCCGTCGACTTATCGCAAACCTCTCCAAAGGCTATCAGCAACGTGTGGGGATAGCCCAGGCAATTATTCACCATCCCAAAGTGATTATTCTCGATGAACCGACCAGCGGACTAGACCCAAACCAGATCCAGGAGATTCGTGCCCTGATACGGGAGCTGGCAGAACGGTGCGGCATCATTCTCTCCACTCACATCCTGCCCGAAGTACAGGAGGTGTGTGACCGGGTACAGATACTGAGCCGGGGAAAGCTGGTCTTCTCGGAGCCGCTTCAATCGATAACAGACAAGGCTGAGCAGTTGGTGATTGTGCTAGGTGAACCTCCGGAAATCGATGAACTCGCTGATCTGCCGGGCGTCACTCTGGCAGAAAAACTGGATGAAAAGCGCTTCAGACTGGAGCTGGCAACCAATGCCGACCCGGCCATTATTGCTGAAAGAGCCGTTCGAAACGGCTGGCATCTGCTGGAACTCACCCCTGAAAAGCAGAACCTTGAACAGATATTCACCCAGTTGACCAGCATGGAGACCGAATAA
- a CDS encoding putative PEP-binding protein, whose protein sequence is MIEAPAALSADAFARELDFLPIGTNDLIQHTLAVDRIDDEVNYLYNPLHLSILRLIQVVIDAGNRANIPVGMCGEMAGDPHYLPLLLGMGLREFSMQSGSLLEIKRRLQTLDCSELTRQTQQLMEQLDEERSADLIAKICNHTY, encoded by the coding sequence ATGATCGAAGCACCAGCCGCCCTCTCCGCAGATGCCTTTGCTAGAGAACTCGACTTCCTCCCCATCGGCACCAATGATCTGATTCAACATACCCTCGCGGTAGACCGCATCGATGATGAGGTCAACTACCTTTATAACCCACTGCACCTTTCGATACTTCGCCTGATCCAAGTGGTGATCGATGCCGGCAACCGTGCAAACATTCCGGTCGGCATGTGTGGCGAAATGGCGGGCGACCCCCACTACCTGCCTCTGCTGCTCGGTATGGGGCTGCGGGAATTTAGTATGCAGTCTGGCTCCCTGCTGGAGATCAAACGCCGTCTACAGACCCTCGATTGCAGCGAACTGACCCGTCAAACACAACAGCTCATGGAGCAGCTGGATGAAGAGAGGTCAGCAGACCTGATAGCTAAGATCTGTAACCACACCTACTGA
- a CDS encoding putative PEP-binding protein codes for MANIELPEDIESTHSLKADAVKLYRTEFLYMSRQRIPDEEEHYQAYRQVVEGLEGIPITIRTLDLGADKQVDGGLSEETLTCNPALGLRAIRLCFKEPGLFQPQLQAILRASAHGPIRLMIPMLINLQEVKKLKAMLGEAMDSLRLWPCLHS; via the coding sequence ATGGCGAACATCGAACTGCCCGAGGATATAGAGAGCACACACTCACTTAAAGCCGATGCAGTAAAACTCTACCGCACCGAATTCCTCTACATGAGCCGGCAACGGATACCCGACGAAGAGGAGCACTACCAGGCCTACAGGCAAGTGGTCGAAGGACTGGAAGGAATCCCCATCACCATTCGCACCCTGGATCTGGGTGCTGATAAACAGGTGGATGGTGGACTATCCGAGGAGACACTCACCTGCAACCCGGCGCTTGGTCTACGCGCAATCCGCCTCTGCTTCAAAGAACCCGGACTGTTTCAGCCTCAGTTGCAAGCCATTCTGCGGGCCTCTGCCCATGGCCCGATCCGCTTGATGATCCCCATGCTGATTAATCTGCAAGAGGTGAAAAAGCTAAAAGCGATGCTTGGAGAGGCGATGGATTCACTCAGGCTATGGCCTTGCCTTCACTCCTGA
- a CDS encoding HPr family phosphocarrier protein, which produces MISRELNIINKLGLHARAAAKFVTTASRFTCNIDIVNNSQKVNGKSIMGVMMLAASQGTTLTLIADGNEENEAVEALDELVRDYFGEGE; this is translated from the coding sequence ATGATCAGCAGAGAACTAAACATTATCAATAAGCTTGGCCTGCACGCCCGGGCCGCCGCAAAGTTTGTCACCACAGCCAGTCGGTTCACCTGTAACATAGATATTGTCAACAATAGCCAGAAAGTGAATGGAAAAAGCATCATGGGTGTAATGATGCTGGCGGCAAGTCAGGGAACCACCTTGACGTTGATCGCCGATGGCAATGAAGAGAATGAGGCGGTTGAAGCACTTGATGAACTGGTCAGAGACTATTTTGGGGAAGGCGAATAG
- the rapZ gene encoding RNase adapter RapZ, whose protein sequence is MKLVITNELSGSRKSVALNALEDFGYYCIDNLPTFMLSSLAEGLTKSNNERFQLTAVGIDARNPTAKLDSISTLLQTLKEQGISYEIIFFEAQDETLIKRFSETRRRHPLSGEEHPLAEAIPQERKLLAPLLNAADLHIDTIHTNRHELRQIISSRISDSTKQELSLLFESFGFKHAVPRDAYFVYDVRCLPNPHWQQSLRPLTGKDGAVAEFLEGYDWVTQLKEDIISFLENWIPCFEADRRNYLTIAIGCTGGQHRSVYLAEQLAAHFQEQSRQIQIRHRELP, encoded by the coding sequence ATGAAACTGGTCATCACTAACGAGCTCTCCGGCTCGAGGAAAAGTGTAGCCCTGAACGCACTGGAAGATTTTGGCTATTACTGCATCGATAATCTGCCTACATTCATGCTTTCCAGTCTGGCTGAGGGACTCACCAAGAGTAACAACGAACGCTTTCAGCTCACTGCAGTCGGCATCGATGCCAGGAACCCCACAGCAAAACTGGATTCTATTTCAACGCTGCTGCAGACACTGAAAGAGCAGGGAATCAGTTACGAAATCATCTTTTTTGAAGCCCAGGATGAGACCCTGATCAAGCGTTTCAGTGAAACCCGGCGCCGACACCCCCTCTCGGGTGAAGAGCACCCTTTGGCGGAAGCTATTCCCCAGGAGCGTAAACTGCTCGCGCCCCTCCTCAACGCTGCCGATCTGCATATCGATACCATCCACACCAACCGCCATGAATTGCGGCAGATCATCAGTTCCCGAATCAGTGACAGCACTAAACAAGAGCTGTCACTGCTGTTCGAGTCGTTTGGCTTCAAGCACGCCGTGCCAAGAGATGCATATTTTGTCTATGATGTGCGTTGCCTGCCAAATCCGCACTGGCAACAGTCACTCCGCCCATTGACGGGGAAAGATGGCGCCGTTGCAGAGTTTCTTGAGGGATATGATTGGGTTACACAACTAAAGGAAGATATTATCAGTTTTCTGGAAAACTGGATTCCCTGTTTCGAGGCCGATAGACGCAACTACCTGACCATTGCCATTGGCTGTACCGGGGGTCAGCACCGCTCGGTCTATTTAGCGGAACAGCTGGCAGCTCACTTTCAGGAGCAGAGCAGACAGATTCAGATCCGCCACCGTGAACTACCATGA
- the ptsN gene encoding PTS IIA-like nitrogen regulatory protein PtsN, protein MFPADFLNIERVSCSNSARSKKHILEKVGRLLASAVPDLTQDMVFDKLLERERLGSTGLGQGIALPHARMPGVEQACGAFLQLEIAADFDAIDQQPVDLVFALLVPEEATQKHLQLLATLASLLSDKIFCNQLRSAESDESLLKTFLKQ, encoded by the coding sequence ATGTTTCCCGCAGATTTCTTAAACATCGAACGTGTCAGCTGCAGCAACAGTGCACGCAGCAAAAAACACATACTGGAAAAGGTCGGTCGGCTACTCGCTTCGGCGGTACCTGACCTGACTCAGGATATGGTATTCGACAAGCTCCTTGAACGGGAACGCCTTGGTAGTACCGGATTAGGGCAGGGCATTGCCCTACCCCACGCCCGGATGCCGGGAGTCGAACAGGCTTGTGGCGCATTTCTGCAGCTGGAGATAGCCGCCGACTTCGATGCCATTGACCAACAGCCGGTAGATTTGGTGTTTGCCCTGTTGGTCCCTGAAGAGGCGACCCAGAAGCATCTTCAGTTACTGGCAACCCTTGCATCCCTGCTCAGTGACAAGATTTTTTGCAACCAACTGAGGAGCGCGGAAAGCGACGAATCACTACTCAAGACATTCCTCAAGCAGTAA
- the hpf gene encoding ribosome hibernation-promoting factor, HPF/YfiA family, with translation MQISLTGHHVDITEALRGYVDTKFERLERHFDHVTNVHVILSVEKLRQKAEATLHVNGADVFADCVEENMYAAIDGLVDKLDRQVKKHKEKHTNHRNGAGIKGLEPAEN, from the coding sequence ATGCAAATCAGTCTCACTGGCCATCATGTGGATATCACCGAAGCCCTCCGCGGCTATGTAGATACCAAGTTCGAGCGTCTTGAACGCCACTTTGATCATGTGACCAATGTCCACGTCATTCTCAGTGTAGAGAAACTCCGTCAGAAAGCTGAAGCCACTCTGCATGTCAATGGTGCCGACGTCTTCGCCGATTGTGTGGAAGAGAATATGTATGCAGCAATCGATGGTCTGGTAGACAAACTGGACCGTCAGGTGAAAAAACACAAAGAGAAACATACCAACCATCGCAATGGGGCCGGAATAAAAGGACTCGAACCCGCTGAAAATTGA
- a CDS encoding RNA polymerase factor sigma-54, with product MKQTLQLRLGQHLTMTPQLQQAIRLLQLSTLDLKQEIQEALDSNLMLELEEEEIAWEEVNSSEPQNPVSEQKSATHEESSTITNDANNEREISAEASTIPEELPVDSGWDDIYDSTLPPASGSAAKESADSDYLSQQHEARTLYDYLTWQLNLTPFSTIDHAIAVAIIDSVNEDGYLSVGLDEILDNLADSDEETDIEEVEVVLHRIQQFDPPGMAARDLRECLLIQLAQYQEEHPCLQQAIILVRNHFDLLARQDHNQIKRKLKVSDEALSAINGLIRSLAPRPGTLVSETEAQYVAPDVFVTRHNGVWHVNLNTESTPKLRVNSEYSRLIRRADNSDDNNYLRNHLQEARWFIKSLVSRNETLLKVATKIVEFQRGYFEHGDQAMRPLVLRDIAEALEMHESTISRVTTQKYMHTPRGTLEFKYFFSSHVSTAGGGECSATAIRALIKKLVAAEKPTKPLSDNKLAGIFADQGIKVARRTIAKYRESMAIPPSNERKRLT from the coding sequence ATGAAGCAAACGCTCCAGCTTCGCCTCGGGCAACACCTTACAATGACGCCGCAGCTACAGCAGGCCATTCGTCTGCTGCAGCTCTCTACGCTCGATCTCAAACAGGAGATCCAGGAGGCACTCGATTCCAATTTGATGCTGGAGCTCGAAGAGGAGGAGATTGCTTGGGAAGAGGTAAACAGCTCAGAACCGCAGAACCCGGTTAGTGAGCAGAAATCGGCTACCCATGAAGAGTCATCTACCATTACCAACGATGCCAACAATGAACGGGAGATTAGTGCTGAGGCCAGCACCATACCTGAAGAGCTGCCGGTGGACAGCGGCTGGGACGACATTTATGACAGCACCCTGCCCCCGGCCTCCGGCAGTGCCGCAAAAGAGAGCGCGGATTCGGACTATTTGTCCCAGCAGCATGAAGCAAGAACCCTTTACGACTACCTGACTTGGCAGCTCAACCTTACCCCTTTTAGCACTATAGACCACGCTATCGCCGTTGCCATTATCGATAGTGTAAATGAAGATGGCTATCTCTCCGTGGGCTTGGACGAGATTCTGGATAATCTGGCAGATTCAGATGAAGAGACAGACATTGAAGAAGTTGAAGTTGTGTTGCATCGAATCCAACAGTTTGACCCACCGGGGATGGCAGCCAGGGACCTCAGGGAGTGCCTGCTGATTCAGCTGGCCCAATACCAAGAAGAGCACCCCTGTCTGCAGCAGGCAATCATCCTGGTCAGAAATCATTTTGACCTGCTGGCTCGGCAGGATCATAACCAAATAAAACGTAAGCTGAAGGTCAGCGACGAAGCATTGAGCGCCATCAACGGACTCATCCGCTCCCTCGCCCCTCGTCCGGGAACCTTAGTATCGGAAACCGAAGCCCAGTACGTCGCCCCTGATGTCTTTGTGACGAGGCACAATGGTGTCTGGCATGTGAACCTCAATACAGAATCCACCCCCAAACTCCGAGTCAACTCAGAATACTCCAGACTGATCCGCCGGGCAGACAACAGTGACGATAACAACTATCTGAGAAACCACCTACAGGAGGCACGCTGGTTTATCAAAAGCCTAGTCAGCCGCAACGAAACCCTGCTCAAAGTCGCTACTAAAATCGTTGAATTCCAGCGCGGATATTTTGAGCATGGTGACCAAGCCATGCGCCCCCTGGTACTGCGGGATATAGCTGAAGCCCTTGAGATGCACGAATCAACCATCTCCCGGGTCACAACACAAAAATACATGCACACACCTCGGGGCACCCTCGAATTCAAATATTTCTTCTCCAGCCACGTCAGCACGGCAGGAGGTGGAGAATGCTCCGCCACGGCGATTCGCGCCCTGATCAAGAAATTGGTTGCTGCAGAGAAACCCACTAAACCTCTTAGCGATAACAAATTAGCGGGAATATTCGCAGATCAGGGCATCAAGGTCGCCCGGCGGACAATAGCGAAATACCGCGAGTCGATGGCAATACCACCATCCAATGAGCGGAAACGTCTCACTTAA
- the lptB gene encoding LPS export ABC transporter ATP-binding protein → MTVLAASKLTKHYRKRTVVDGISLELSSGEIVGLLGPNGAGKTTCFYMIAGLIPPEGGSITIDGHDITTLPMHARARLGLGYLAQEPSVFRKLSVKNNILAILETRKDLNREQQIEACEALLLDFSLTRLRENLAMSLSGGERRRLEIARSLAVEPRFILLDEPFAGIDPISVKDIQNIIKELSARNIGVLITDHNVRETLDICQRAYIINEGRVLTEGKPDKILANQDVRSVYLGEEFSL, encoded by the coding sequence ATGACTGTTCTAGCAGCATCCAAACTGACCAAGCACTACCGCAAACGGACCGTGGTTGATGGAATTTCACTGGAGCTTTCCAGCGGCGAGATCGTTGGCCTGCTAGGTCCCAATGGCGCAGGAAAAACCACCTGTTTTTATATGATTGCAGGGCTTATTCCCCCGGAAGGAGGAAGCATTACCATCGACGGCCACGATATCACCACCCTTCCCATGCATGCTCGTGCACGCCTGGGATTGGGATATCTGGCTCAGGAACCCTCGGTATTTCGCAAACTGAGTGTAAAAAATAACATTTTGGCAATTCTTGAGACCAGAAAAGATCTCAACCGGGAACAGCAGATAGAGGCATGTGAAGCACTTTTGCTCGACTTCAGCCTCACTCGCCTGCGGGAAAATCTCGCCATGAGCCTCTCTGGCGGAGAGCGGCGCAGACTGGAAATAGCCCGCTCACTGGCCGTCGAACCCCGTTTCATCCTGCTGGATGAGCCATTTGCTGGCATCGACCCTATTTCGGTTAAAGACATTCAGAATATCATTAAGGAGCTGTCAGCAAGGAACATCGGCGTTTTGATCACCGATCACAATGTACGCGAGACCCTGGATATCTGCCAGCGTGCCTATATTATCAACGAAGGAAGGGTTCTCACCGAAGGGAAGCCGGACAAAATCCTGGCCAACCAGGATGTTCGCTCTGTCTATCTTGGTGAGGAGTTCAGTTTATGA
- the lptA gene encoding lipopolysaccharide transport periplasmic protein LptA yields the protein MKENCKAYRRLAIALLLSLPPLASALQTDKDQATYIEAESVDIDDRKGISIYKGHVELTQGSIRLNAAKIVVTQKQNRSDHIVAVGRPVTFQQKTDGNKGMVKGRSSKVEYSVDSEIIHMIGKAILVQGKDTFKSDRITYDRAKAIVKAGASAKGKRVHVTIGGKSSKK from the coding sequence ATGAAGGAAAACTGTAAAGCCTACCGTCGGCTCGCTATCGCTCTGTTGTTGAGCCTTCCACCCCTGGCTTCAGCCTTGCAAACGGATAAAGATCAGGCCACTTACATAGAAGCTGAAAGCGTGGATATCGACGATCGCAAGGGCATCAGTATCTACAAGGGGCATGTAGAACTCACCCAGGGTTCAATACGCCTTAACGCTGCCAAAATCGTCGTTACCCAGAAACAGAACCGCTCAGACCACATAGTCGCCGTAGGAAGACCGGTCACTTTCCAGCAGAAAACGGATGGCAACAAAGGGATGGTAAAGGGCCGCTCCAGCAAGGTTGAATACAGCGTCGACAGTGAAATTATCCATATGATCGGCAAGGCGATTCTTGTTCAGGGAAAAGACACCTTCAAAAGCGACCGTATCACCTATGACCGGGCCAAGGCGATTGTCAAAGCCGGCGCCAGCGCCAAGGGCAAGCGTGTGCACGTCACAATCGGCGGAAAAAGCAGCAAAAAATGA